The following are encoded together in the Kwoniella europaea PYCC6329 chromosome 1, complete sequence genome:
- a CDS encoding farnesyl-diphosphate farnesyltransferase: MGIVDYAILGVTHPMELRALMNFAIWKDFRDIKAEDQWPTTHYNRESMKKCWEYLDLTSRSFARVIIELEGDLARTVCIFYLVLRALDTVEDDMTIHNSTKLPLLRSLHEKLYEPGWTFHESKERDKIVLEKFDDIQYEFSELKPEYQAVIVDICKKMGAGMADFAALATPEQPVAEVNSIADYDLYCHYVAGLVGEGLSGLFAASGKEREFIKDQLTLSNSMGLLLQKTNIFRDIHEDVIEGRGFWPRAIWSKYGFNSMKELIDPTREQQALWASSEMVLDALRHATDALDYMTLLKCQSVFNFVAIPAVMAIATLERTFMNPKIFKENVKIRKGETVRLILRATNPRDVAYIFREYARKIHAKVKIEDPNLLKLSIACGKIDQWAEHHYPSFINISAPSAGGRASSTIDPESTDARAALFLKLAKDAQEKAQREKSEKFMADLKARGVIKQKSPEEEAAIKAKYDEMEKEGAPWFMIGAVIFGVLALMGGLGWGVIWFIMKMYPDVSAFDIRYITREWY, encoded by the exons ATGGGTATCGTGGACTATGCCATACTTG GTGTCACTCATCCT ATGGAGCTGCGTGCTCTGATGAATTTCGCCATATGGAAAGATTTCAGAGATATAAAAGCGGAAGATCAATGGCCTACGACGCATTATAATCGAGAGTCCATGAAGAAATGCTGGGAGTATCTTGATTTGACTTCGAGGAGTTTCGCTAGGGTCATCATAGAACTGGAAGGGGACCTAGCTAGGACC GTCTGCATATTCTACCTTGTTTTGAGAGCCCTGGACACCGTAGAGGACGATATGACCATCCACAACTCAACCAAATTACCTTTATTGAGATCGCTTCACGAGAAATTGTATGAACCCGGATGGACTTTCCATGAATCAAAGGAAAGAGATAAGATCGTTTTAGAgaaatttgatgatatccaaTATGAATTCTCGGAACTGAAACCGGA ATACCAAGCAGTCATCGTCGATATCTGTAAGAAGATGGGGGCAGGTATGGCTGACTTCGCGGCATTAGCCACTCCCGAACAACCAGTAGCCGAAGTAAACAGTATAGCAGATTACGATCTTTATTGTCATTACGTTGCTGGATTAGTCGGTGAAGGTCTATCAGGTTTATTCGCAGCTtcaggaaaagaaagagaattCATCAAAGATCAATTAACCCTCTCAAATTCTATGGGACTGTTGTTGCAAAAAACCAATATTTTCAGGGATATTCATGAAGATGTAAttgaaggaagaggatttTGGCCTCGAGCAATCTGGTCAAAATACGGTTTCAATTCTATGAAAGAACTCATAGATCCTACAAGAGAACAACAAGCTCTTTGGGCTTCGTCGGAAATGGTTTTAGACGCTTTGCGACACGCAACGGACGCTTTGGATTATATGACTTTACTGAAATGTCAAAGTGTGTTTAACTTTGTGGCTATACCTGCTGTTATGGCTATAGCTACTCTCGAAAGGACTTTCATGAATCCCAAGATTTTCAAGGAGAACGTAAAGATTAGAAAAGGTGAAACTGTTAGA TTGATCCTCCGAGCGACCAACCCTCGAGACGTAGCGTACATCTTCAGAGAATACGCACGAAAGATCCACGCGAAAGTGAAGATAGAGGATCCCAACTTGTTGAAACTTAGTATAGCTTGcggaaag ATCGACCAATGGGCCGAACACCATTACCCCTCGTTCATAAACATCTCTGCCCCCTCTGCCGGTGGACGAGCCAGCTCAACAATCGACCCTGAAAGTACCGATGCCCGAGCTGCGCTTTTCTTGAAATTGGCCAAAGATGCTCAAGAAAAGGCTCAAAGGGAGAAATCAGAAAAGTTCATGGCTGATTTGAAAGCTAGAGGAGTGATCAAGCAAAAAAGTCCAGAGGAGGAGGCTGCgatcaaagcgaaatatgatgagatggagaaagaaggtgcaCCTTGGTTCATGATCGGTGCTGTCATCTTTGGAGTTTTGGCTTTGATGGGTGGATTAGGTTGGGGTGTTATCTGGTTCATCATGAAGATGTATCCTGATGTAAGTGCTTttgatatacgatatatcaCCCGAGAGTGGTACTGA